Sequence from the Erythrolamprus reginae isolate rEryReg1 chromosome Z, rEryReg1.hap1, whole genome shotgun sequence genome:
GTCCTCAAAGAGGCCCACGAGGTAAGCCTCGCTCGCCTCCTGCAGCGCCATCACGGCCGAGCTCTGGAAGCGCAGGTCGGTCTTGAAGTCCTGCGCGATCTCCCGCACCAAGCGCTGGAAGGGCAGCTTGCGGATCAGCAGCTCCGTTGACTTCTGGTAGCGCCGGATCTCCCTCAGGGCCACGGTGCCGGGGCGGTAGCGGTGAGGCTTCTTCACGCCGCCCGTGGCCGGAGCGCTCTTCCGCGCCGCCTTGGTGGCCAGCTGCTTGCGGGGCGCCTTCCCGCCGGTGGACTTGCGAGCGGTCTGCTTAGTACGAGCCATTTCAGGAGGAAGGAAGAACACAAACCAGAAACCCACGGAGAGAAGAATGGGAAGAAACTGCCAACCGGCGTGCTATTTATACACTGCTTCCTTGGTGTTGATTGGCTGTCGCTTGCAGCCAATCACGTGCTGAATTTAAACTTTCCGCGCGCTGCGGAGTTTTATGGGAAATGCGACTTGGTTGTTTACTTTACAGCATTCGTTTTGCCGGGATAAATGTGCAACGATTAaaactctttttaattaattcaCCAATTACTCAGAATAAATCGAGATTCCATTCCCAATAAATTAAGAGCTTCATTTCCATGTaaat
This genomic interval carries:
- the LOC139175917 gene encoding histone H3, with the translated sequence MARTKQTARKSTGGKAPRKQLATKAARKSAPATGGVKKPHRYRPGTVALREIRRYQKSTELLIRKLPFQRLVREIAQDFKTDLRFQSSAVMALQEASEAYLVGLFEDTNLCAIHAKRVTIMPKDIQLARRIRGERA